The stretch of DNA GCCGAGACGCTGGCTGGCATCAATGTAGCCATCAATTCAGCTTCCAAGACTTGGGCCTAATGAATGGTAATTACTAAATGTCATTCATAACACTTTCTGGGGGTTTTGTAAGTGACGTCTCTTTGCATTTATCAAATGGCGCAGTATGGATATAGCCTGATAGATGGAATAGTCTCTgaagtctggacactgactgtagtctattataatattaactgaagtCTGGACACCGACTGTAGTCTATTCTAATATTACCTgaagtctggacactgactgtagaccTCATGTAGTctattataatattaactgaagtCTGGACACTGGCTGTAGTctattataatattaactgaagtCTGGACACTGGCTGTAGTctattataatattaactgaagtctggacactgactgtagtctattataatattaactgtagtctggacactgactgtagaccTCATGTAGTctattataatattaactgaagtctggacactgactgtagtctATTATAATATTAACTGTAGTCTGGACACTGACCGTAGACCTCATGTAGTCTATTATAATATTAACTgtagtctggacactgactgtagtctattataatattaactgaagtctggacactgactgtagtctattataatattaactgaatctggacactgactgtagtctATTATAATATTAACTGTAGTCTGGACACGCTGTAGTCTATTATAATATTAACTGTAGTCTGGACACTGACCGTAGACCTCATGTAGTctattataatattaactgaagtctggacactgactgtagtctattataatattaactgaagtctggacactgactgtagaccTCATGTAGACTATTATAATACTAACTCCTGCAGAACTAGGTGTTCCTTGCATTAAAATTATGGACCAAAAGTTAATTTTGTCTCTGGACCCAGAATGGAGAAATATGATGTATTTCTTTCAGCATGATGGATTGTTTTCACAGCTTTTCATTTTCTTTTAAACCGGTCAAACTGAAATCTCCCAGGTCCGTAAATGTTCTCCCCCGCTCCTCAAATGTTCTCCCCCGCTCCTCAAATGTTCTCCCCCGCTCCTCAAATGTTCTCCCCCGCTCCTCAAATGTTCTCCCCCGCTCCTCAAATGTTCTCCCCCGCTCCTCAAATGTTCTCCCCCGCTCCTGAAATGTTCTCCCTCGCTCCTGAAATGTTCTCCCCCGCTCCTCAAATGTTCTCCCCCGCTCCTGAAATGTTTTCCCCCGCTCCTGAAATGTTCTCCCCCGCTCCTGAAATGTTCTCCCCCGCTCCTGAAATGTTCTCCCCCGCTCCTCAAATGTTCTCCCCCGCTCCTCAAATGTTCTCCCCCGTTCCTCAACTGTTCTCCCTCGCTCCTCAAATGTTCTCCCTCGCTCCTCAATGTTCTCCCCTCGCTCCTCAAATGTTCTCCCCCGCTCCTCTCCCACTGCTTCTCAAATGTTCTCCCCCGCTCCTCAAAAGTTCTCCCTCGCTCCTCAAAAGTTCTCCCTCGCTCCTCAAATGTTCTCCCCCGCTCCTCAAATGTTCTCCCCCGCTCCTCAAATGTTCTCCCCCGCTCCTCAAATGTTCTCCCCCGCTCCTCAAATGTTCTCCCCCGCTCCTCAAATGTTTTCCCCCGCTCCTGAAATGTTCTCCCCCGCTCCTGAAATGTTCTCCCCCGCTCCTGAAATGTTCTCCCCTGCTCCTCAAATGTTCTCCCCCGCTCCTCAAATGTTCTCCCCCGCTCCCTGAAATGTTCTCCCCCGCTCCTGAATGTTCTCCCCGCTCCTCAAATGTTCCTCCCCCGCTCCTCAAATGTTCTCCCCCGCTCCTCAAATGTTTTCCCCCGCTCCTGAAATGTTCTCCCCCGCTCCTGAAATGTTCTCCCCCGCTCCTGAAATGTTCTCCCCTGCTCCTCAAATGTTCTCCCCCGCTCCTCAAATGTTCTCCCCCGCTCCTGAAATGTTCTCCCCCGCTCCTGAAATGTTCTCCCCCGCTCCTGAAATGTTCTCCCCCGCTCCTGAAATGTTCTCCCCCGCGCCTCAAATGTTCTCCCTTGCGCCTCAAATGTTCTCCCCCGCGCCTCAAATGTTCTCCCCTGCTCCTCAAATGTTCTCCCCCGCTCCTCAAATGTTCTCCCCCGCTCCTCAACTGTTCTCCCATCGCTTCTCAAATGTTCTCGCTCCGTGTGAGAGAAGCAGAAATGAAAGAGAGAACTTTACCCGATGTCAACTAGATTTGTCGATGATGCGTTGATTTCGTTCTATTGATTTATGACATCATTCTGCTGATCGTGGAGTTTTTATTGAGTGTTCTGGGAGGAACATTAGgttaatgacagaagagaagctgcgtTTATCGAATTATAGACAAGTTCACTAACAAATAGCCTTCCACCAAAATGACAGAAATGATAAGCAGAAACATGAGACGTAACAGCTATTCTCTCACCCCTTGTCGTTCAGCCGTCCCTGAATAACTTGCGGAAGGGAAGCTTATACATGAGCCTTTTGAAGTAATTGTTTGACAATTAGATgaaaacatttgacattttagtcatttagcagacgctcttatccagagcgacttacagtagtgaatgcatacattttattacattttttaagaactggtcccccgtggtgaatcaaacccacaacactggcgttgcaagcgccatgctctaccaactgagccacacgcgACCGTGgtaccagggccctatggtagtgtactactaaggactggtcccccgtgggaatcgaacccacaaccctggcgttgcaagcgtcatgctctaccaactgagctacatcatgactggttgtatTTATGACACAcgcataaaaaaaaaagtaggctaatacattttaaaagtgaaaCGACGAATCTTCACTATTATCCCCATATAGATCCTATTAAATTTAAAGGGattttatactgtatgtatttctaTGATTAGACCTATAATCATATATAGGAGGTCCCCATACTGGGAAGACATGGCATCTAGTCTCTCACCCCTTTTGTGTAATGggtgcaggtttttgttccagccaaGCTTGTTTTCTGTTGACTCAACGGTCTTGGAGAGATCTTAGCCCCTCCCCCCAAGGCTGACCTTGCTCTGCCTTATGCAACACGCTGTCTACCTCCTGTTTGTTGTCCTACATTGATAATCACATGGATCAAGATGTGGTTTATCTGTGTGTTGATCCGGTGATATCAGAACACGGGGAGGGGACCTGGTGTGTCCTGGGGAGGGGACCTGGTGTGTCCTGGGGAGGGGGCCTGGTATGTCCTGGGGAGGGGACCTGGTGTGTCCTGGGGAGGGGGCCTGGTGTGTCCTGGGGAGGGGGCCTGGTGTGTCCTTGGGAGGGGGCCTGGTGTGTCCTGGGGAGGGGGCCTGGTGTGTCCTGGGGAGGGGGCCTGGGGAGGGGGCCTGGTGTGTCCTGGGGAGGGGGCCTGGGGAGGGGGCCTGGTGTGTCCTGGGGAGAGGGCCTGGTGTGTCCTGCCTGGTGTGTCCTGGGGAGGGGGCCTGGGGAGGGGGCCTGGTGTGTCCTGGGGAGGGGACCTGGTGTGTCCTGGGGAGGGGGCCTGGTGTGTCCTGGGGAGGGGGCCTGGTGTGTCCTGGGGAGGGGACCTGGGGAGGGGGCCTGGTGTGTCCTGGGGAGGGGGCCTGGTGTGTCCTGGGGAGGGGGCCTGGTGTGTCCTGGGGAGGGGGCCTGGGGAGGGGGCCTGGTGTGTCCTGGGGAGGGGGCCTGGGATGGGTCCGGTTGGGGGGGGGCCCTGGGGAGGGGGCCTGGGGAGGGGGCCTGGGAGGGGGCCTGGGGAGGGGCCTGTGTCCGGGGGAGGGGACCTGGGGAGGGGGCCTGGTGTGTCCTGGGGAGGGGGCCTGGTGTGTCCTGTACACACTC from Salmo trutta unplaced genomic scaffold, fSalTru1.1, whole genome shotgun sequence encodes:
- the LOC115181704 gene encoding proline-rich protein HaeIII subfamily 1-like; this encodes MGINTECVQDTPGPLPRTHQAPSPGPLPRTQAPPQAPSQAPSPGPLPRAPPQPDPSQAPSPGHTRPPPQAPSPGHTRPPPQDTPGPLPRTHQAPSPGPLPRTHQAPSPGHTRPPPQDTPGPLPRTHQAPSPGPLPRTHQAGHTRPSPQDTPGPLPRPPPQDTPGPLPRPPPQDTPGPLPRTHQAPSQGHTRPPPQDTPGPLPRTHQVPSPGHTRPPPQDTPGPLPRTHQVPSPCSDITGSTHR